A single genomic interval of Anopheles marshallii chromosome 2, idAnoMarsDA_429_01, whole genome shotgun sequence harbors:
- the LOC128709363 gene encoding uncharacterized protein LOC128709363 produces the protein MKLLRALLLLTILLFSFHWNQADAFVKLVIFATKVELKNNNKTFDVSYAFQNPTSLSNQTLNFEFVPKHKINNLKLKITYNVIALNGNIQNELVKRTLDICFFLQNPRSDRLIKSFFDYIKQTSHLPSRCPIPVDNYNMRNLRLATVPLPAFLPESEFMLETAYFSGVKQEITLSFRLYGKLVRVVKNILPTLQ, from the exons ATGAAGCTATTGAGAGCCCTTTTGCTTCTGaccattttgcttttttcatttcactggAATCAGGCGGATGCTTTTGTGAAG CTAGTAATATTTGCTACTAAAGTGGAGctgaaaaataacaacaaaacattcgacGTTTCGTACGCTTTCCAGAATCCGACATCTTTAAGTAATCAAACGCTTAATTTTGAATTCGTTCCTAAGCATAAGATAAACAATTTGAAG CTAAAAATAACCTACAACGTCATTGCTCTAAACGGGAACATCCAGAACGAGCTTGTGAAACGCACGCTCGacatttgcttttttcttcaaaatccACGCTCCGACCGTTTGATAAAAAGCTTCTTCGATTACATAAAGCAAACTAGCCACCTACCATCGAGATGTCCTATCCCGGTCGATAACTATAACATGCGCAACTTAAGGTTGGCCACTGTGCCACTACCAGCGTTCCTGCCCGAATCGGAATTTATGTTGGAAACGGCGTACTTTTCAGGAGTTAAACAGGAAATCACGCTTTCATTTCGATTGTACGGGAAACTAGTGCGGGTTGTTAAGAACATTTTACCCACCTTACAGTAG
- the LOC128709362 gene encoding uncharacterized protein LOC128709362: MRLLRTTVFFTLLLFITNSGLVNAFVKLVAIGNRLELKNNIRSINISYIFHTPKRLVDQSIDFEVEVTRQIKDMKLVLAYYSGPKNVTTQNALLKRHVDLCFFLRNPKSDRLVNVVYQLVKNNGNMPTKCPFGPGSFYMRNLKPATIPIPPFLPEAEFIFELIYRSEVRSEPLVEFRVYGKLMRIIDKLFN, encoded by the exons ATGAGACTTTTAAGGACAACTGTGTTCTTCACGCTTCTACTGTTCATTACTAATTCAGGACTAGTGAATGCTTTCGTGAAG CTGGTCGCCATTGGGAATAGGCTTGAGTTGAAAAATAACATTCGAAGCATTAACATTTCGTATATTTTCCACACGCCCAAACGCTTGGTTGATCAGTCGATTGATTTCGAAGTTGAAGTTACGCGTCAAATTAAGGACATGAAG CTTGTGCTAGCGTACTACAGTGGCCCCAAAAACGTTACCACCCAAAATGCACTACTGAAACGGCACGTGGATCTGTGCTTTTTCTTACGCAATCCCAAATCGGACCGTCTAGTGAACGTAGTGTACCAGCTCGTGAAGAACAACGGCAACATGCCTACGAAATGCCCTTTCGGTCCCGGTAGCTTCTATATGCGTAACTTGAAGCCGGCCACAATACCGATACCGCCGTTTCTGCCTGAAGCCGAGTTTATATTTGAGCTGATATACCGCTCGGAGGTACGATCGGAACCACTGGTAGAGTTTCGGGTCTATGGGAAATTGATGCGCATCATCGACAAACTGTTCAATTAG
- the LOC128718502 gene encoding uncharacterized protein LOC128718502, with translation MPQRVKQVFMLLLLLAGRDVRSRVYIESSTEELTDLLSLVENAKSSDESSCNISLHRDLTVSQPLLLHPGTDQFVWPELNSTTVSLDYGQSVELFCSHGFRKGSPGGKSKSATLICEDDGRFGYQSEQYNITEFSCQQPVYHVAERTGDRCFDNGTIVRVGFSVGADRFAKLYEVCFDETHLRSHYVKHKLTPHNDHHQRSVKRPSFIQGSFYGELKMTALYKYATQHATLARILGSAARADALLDNKKGIFFARGHLAAKSDFVFGSHQRASFWFMNVAPQWQRFNGFNWQRIETGVKAFVAANDLRLTVYTGTYGVLQLLDGNGDAQEVFLDFDPNRDPPGRVPAPALFYKVLLDEENDTGLALIGVNNPHASPEEIDASYVVCKDVSSAVRWLRWDRNAIANGYVYACDVNEFNRVTGHLILEHPVGGLLL, from the exons ATGCCACAGCGCGTAAAACAAGTGTTtatgcttttgctgctgctggctggaAGAGACGTCCGTTCGCGTGTGTACATTGAAAGTTCGACGGAGGAGCTTACAGATCTGCTCTCGCTCGTGGAGAACGCAAAGTCAAGTGATGAGTCTT CCTGCAATATATCGTTACACCGTGATCTTACGGTCTCGCAACCCTTGCTGCTCCATCCAGGCACCGATCAATTCGTGTGGCCGGAGCTGAACAGTACCACCGTCAGCCTTGACTACGGCCAGTCGGTGGAGTTGTTCTGCTCACACGGTTTCCGCAAAGGTTCACCGGGAGGAAAGTCCAAATCAGCCACCCTCATCTGCGAGGATGACGGTAGGTTCGGTTATCAGTCGGAGCAGTATAACATCACTGAGTTTTCCTGCCAGCAGCCCGTATACCACGTCGCCGAACGCACCGGCGACCGTTGCTTCGACAATGGGACGATTGTACGGGTCGGGTTCAGTGTTGGTGCGGATCGGTTCGCCAAGTTGTACGAGGTGTGCTTCGACGAGACACACCTCCGCAGCCATTACGTCAAACATAAACTAACACCCCACAACGACCACCATCAGCGATCGGTGAAGAGGCCGTCGTTCATACAGGGTAGTTTCTATGGTGAGCTAAAGATGACCGCGCTGTACAAGTACGCGACGCAGCATGCAACGCTAGCACGCATTCTCGGATCAGCAGCCCGTGCCGACGCGCTGTTGGACAACAAAAAGGGCATATTCTTTGCTCGCGGTCACCTGGCCGCCAAGTCGGACTTTGTGTTTGGTTCGCATCAGCGGGCTTCCTTCTGGTTCATGAACGTAGCGCCACAGTGGCAACGGTTCAACGGATTCAACTGGCAGCGGATCGAGACGGGCGTTAAAGCGTTCGTGGCCGCAAACGATCTGCGCCTAACGGTGTACACCGGCACGTACGGAGTGCTGCAGCTGCTAGACGGAAATGGTGATGCGCAGGAAGTTTTCCTCGATTTCGATCCGAACCGTGACCCACCTGGCAGAGTTCCGGCACCGGCACTGTTCTACAAGGTACTGTTGGACGAGGAAAACGATACCGGTTTGGCATTGATTGGTGTGAACAATCCACACGCAAGTCCGGAAGAGATCGACGCGAGCTACGTCGTGTGTAAGGACGTTAGCAGTGCGGTCCGGTGGTTACGCTGGGATCGTAACGCGATTGCCAACGGTTATGTGTACGCATGTGATGTGAATGAGTTTAACCGCGTAACAGGCCATCTGATACTGGAGCATCCTGTAGGTGGTTTACTgttgtga
- the LOC128718503 gene encoding apyrase-like, with protein MPRFHCYSWKVFASFVMLSHFVTECWTKSVPGVAQGSFPLTLIHINDLHARFDETNQKSSDCTDPKECIAGIARVYHTIKKLKNEYKSKNPLYLNAGDNFQGTLWYNLLRWNVTAHLIKKLPPDAMTLGNHEFDHSPKGLAPYLAELEKENIPTVVANLQLNGEPELKKSKIASSIVLDVGDRKVGVIGALYDKTHLLAQTGKVTLSNSIDAVRKEAQKLKQGKVDIIVVLSHCGLDGDKQLAEEAGDLLDVIVGAHSHSLLLDKGSKVPYDTKYDTIEGNYPIVVEKKNKHKVLITQARSFGKYVGRLTVYFDQNGEVQSWEGHPIYMNHSVQQDEDILRELKPWREAVKRLGTKVIGQSEVFLDRESCRWCECTLGDLIADAFADKYTNGTFRAVAIIQAGNFRNPIKKGAITNGLAIEAAPYGSSVDLLKLSGADLWSAIDHSFTLDDEFRLNTMQVSGMTVKVDLAKKRNERVKSIEVISADGSMKPLNKQQFYYVAAPSYLADGKDGFEMMKRGTDRITGPLDSDVLIEYVRKRKTITKSMFQRQRMVIENHTNGTCSWDTEGERYKPKRG; from the exons ATGCCACGGTTTCACTGTTACTCGTGGAAAGTTTTTGCATCGTTCGTGATGCTGAGCCACTTCGTCACGGAATGTTGGACAAAAAGTGTTCCAGGTGTCGCGCAAGGTTCCTTCCCGCTAACACTCATCCACATCAACGATCTACATGCGCG GTTTGATGAAACGAACCAGAAGTCATCCGATTGTACCGATCCGAAGGAATGTATTGCCGGAATAGCGCGAGTCTACCATACGATCAAGAAGCTGAAGAACGAGTATAAATCGAAAAATCCACTGTATCTCAATGCGGGAGATAACTTCCAGGGGACGCTATGGTACAATCTGCTGCGCTGGAACGTGACCGCCCACCTGATCAAGAAGCTTCCACCAGATGCAATG acTCTCGGCAACCATGAGTTTGATCACAGCCCGAAAGGTCTCGCACCATATCTGGCCGAACTTGAAAAAGAGAACATTCCAACGGTTGTTGCTAATCTTCAGCTGAATGGAGAACCAGAGTTGAAGAAATCGAAAATTGCGTCCAGTATCGTGCTGGATGTAGGAGATCGTAAGGTTGGAGTCATCGGAGCCCTGTACGATAAGACACAT CTGTTGGCCCAAACGGGAAAGGTTACGTTGTCCAACTCCATCGACGCGGTGCGAAAGGAGGCACAAAAATTGAAGCAGGGCAAAGTGGACATCATCGTTGTCCTGTCCCATTGTGGCTTGGACGGTGATAAACAGTTGGCAGAAGAAGCTGGTGATCTGCTCGATGTTATCGTAGGTGCCCACTCACATTCACTGCTGCTGGACAAAGGTTCGAAGGTGCCATATGATACGAAGTATGATACAATTGAAGGAAACTATCCGATTGTGgttgagaagaaaaataagcaTAAG GTTCTTATCACTCAGGCACGTTCCTTCGGTAAGTATGTTGGACGTCTGACAGTGTACTTTGACCAGAACGGTGAGGTGCAGAGCTGGGAAGGACATCCAATTTATATGAACCACTCGGTCCAACAAGACGAAGACATCCTGCGAGAACTGAAACCTTGGCGTGAAGCAGTTAAGCGTCTTGGAACTAAAGTTATCGGGCAGAGTGAGGTGTTTCTGGATCGTGAATCGTGCCGTTGGTGTGAGTGTACATTGGGTGATCTGATTGCGGATGCATTCGCGGATAAG taTACGAATGGAACGTTTAGAGCGGTAGCAATCATACAAGCAGGAAATTTCCGAAATCCAATCAAGAAAGGAG CTATCACTAACGGGTTGGCGATCGAAGCCGCCCCGTATGGATCATCTGTCGACTTGCTAAAGTTGAGCGGTGCTGATCTTTGGAGTGCAATCGACCACTCGTTCACACTGGACGACGAGTTCCGGCTTAATACGATGCAAGTGTCCGGCATGACGGTGAAAGTCGATTTGGCCAAAAAACGTAACGAGCGTGTAAAAAGCATCGAAGTGATCAGTGCCGATGGATCAATGAAACCATTGAACAAGCAACAGTTCTACTACGTCGCTGCACCGTCCTATCTTGCCGACGGAAAGGATGGAtttgaaatgatgaaaagagGCACGGATCGTATCACTGGACCGCTGGATTCGGACGTGCTGATCGAGTATGTGCGGAAGCGCAAAACGATCACGAAAAGTATGTTTCAGCGGCAGCGCATGGTAATAGAAAATCATACGAACGGAACTTGTTCGTGGGATACGGAAGGTGAAAGATATAAGCCCAAACGAGGATAG
- the LOC128718505 gene encoding uncharacterized protein LOC128718505 yields MGLTVENTAAFSFIVKIAMSNCSQTWIWKNVIILVAFVCVITGKILITKVDYVSNPDYLTMKVQVNNETEGSTVDVDGSLFLDVAQGVFVNIELDSKMDGEYMTMIGTSKELCNAEEAGMDPVVPLLNEELEKFGNLTFNCPFDKGYYRIRKFRLANDHMLVKMVPNGEYIVKMVLQHQQPNATDKVMVFKLSFFFEIS; encoded by the exons ATGGGTTTAACTGTGGAAAACA CGGCTGCGTTTAGTTTCATTGTCAAAATCGCAATGTCCAATTGTAGCCAAACATGGATATGGAAGAATGTGATCATACTGGTtgcctttgtgtgtgtg ATCACCGGCAAAATTTTGATCACAAAGGTTGACTACGTGTCGAACCCGGACTATCTGACGATGAAGGTGCAGGTTAACAATGAAACGGAAGGCAGCACGGTCGATGTGGACGGGAGTTTGTTCCTGGATGTGGCGCAGGGTGTTTTCGTTAACATAGAGCTCGACTCCAAGATGGATGGTGAGTATATGACGATGATCGGTACGAGCAAGGAGCTATGCAACGCGGAAGAAGCCGGTATGGATCCGGTGGTACCACTGTTGAACGAGGAACTGGAGAAATTCGGTAACCTGACCTTCAACTGCCCATTCGACAAG GGCTACTATCGCATACGAAAGTTCCGCCTGGCCAATGATCATATGTTGGTGAAAATGGTACCAAACGGGGAGTACATAGTGAAGATGGTCCTTCAACATCAGCAACCGAACGCCACCGATAAGGTGATGGTATTTAAGCTGTCATTCTTCTTTGAAATTTCATAA
- the LOC128715034 gene encoding probable cytochrome P450 6a13, producing MALPVGLLLFCGVLYLVVHLIRQRYYYWRNRNVPTLPSSFPLGNFAGLRHKSVADVSIELYRQMDPKERFYGLSIMLQPTIMITDLDLIKTMLIKDFAYFPDHGVYHNERVDALSCHLFCLEGSKWKDIRSKLSPTFTSGRMRGMFPILMEVSKNFTHFLRTAVGSSGEVDVKDCCARMMIDNIGGCAFGIECNSFHDPDSAFRRAGQLVFHSPRHSQVVNNLLRLYPALGHVFGLKVNHDEVIEFFTGLVERTVAMRENSATKRNDLIDMMLELRAGSNGAALTMNELMAQAFGFFLAGYETSSSNVTFCLYELALNEACQERARVCVQDALQKHGGLTYEALSDMDYLDRCINETLRKYPPLPLLPRLSCKAYKIPGSDLVIPPRMKIHIPVYGIQRDERYYPEPDRFDPDRFAPERIAERHFSTFLPFGEGPRVCIGQRLGVMQSRIGLATILANFRLRPGPRTQIPIVYAKDAILLQSQDEVFLQVEPL from the exons ATGGCACTGCCGGTCGGTTTACTACTTTTCTGTGGTGTGCTTTATTTAGTTGTGCATCTCATTAGGCAACGGTACTACTACTGGAGGAACCGGAATGTACCGACGCTTCCGAGCTCGTTTCCGCTCGGCAATTTTGCAGGACTTCGGCACAAGTCGGTGGCAGACGTGTCCATCGAACTGTACCGGCAGATGGACCCCAAGGAACGCTTCTACGGACTGTCGATCATGCTGCAACCAACCATCATGATTACCGATCTGGATCTGATCAAAACCATGCTGATCAAAGACTTTGCCTACTTCCCGGACCATGGCGTCTACCACAACGAGCGGGTGGATGCACTCTCCTGCCATCTGTTCTGTCTCGAGGGTTCCAAGTGGAAGGACATACGGTCGAAGCTATCGCCCACCTTCACCTCCGGACGGATGAGGGGAATGTTTCCGATTCTGATGGAAGTGTCGAAAAATTTCACCCACTTCCTTCGCACGGCAGTGGGCAGCTCGGGTGAGGTCGATGTGAAGGATTGCTGTGCGCGCATGATGATCGACAACATTGGTGGGTGTGCGTTCGGCATTGAGTGTAACAGCTTTCACGACCCGGACAGTGCGTTCCGACGTGCCGGCCAGCTGGTGTTTCACAGTCCGCGACACTCGCAGGTGGTCAATAATTTGCTGAGATTGTATCCCGCGCTAGGGCATGTGTTTGGGCTGAAGGTGAACCACGATGAGGTGATTGAGTTCTTCACCGGGTTGGTCGAGCGTACGGTGGCGATGCGTGAGAACAGTGCCACCAAGCGTAACGATTTGATCGATATGATGCTGGAGCTGAGGGCCGGCTCGAACGGTGCCGCACTCACGATGAACGAGCTAATGGCGCAAGCGTTCGGATTCTTCCTGGCCGGGTACGAAACGTCTTCCTCGAACGTGACCTTCTGTCTGTACGAGTTGGCGCTTAATGAGGCGTGCCAGGAACGGgcccgcgtgtgtgtgcaggaTGCACTGCAAAAACATGGCGGTTTAACGTACGAAGCATTATCCGACATGGACTACCTAGACCGTTGCATCAATG AAACGCTCAGGAAATATCCTCCCCTGCCTTTGCTACCGCGCCTATCCTGCAAAGCGTACAAAATCCCTGGCAGTGATCTCGTCATACCGCCAAGGATGAAGATTCATATACCCGTGTACGGCATACAGCGCGACGAACGATACTATCCCGAACCGGACCGGTTCGATCCGGACCGGTTCGCACCGGAACGGATTGCCGAGCGGCACTTTAGCACCTTTTTGCCATTTGGCGAGGGACCGCGAGTTTGCATCGGACAGCGGCTGGGTGTGATGCAGTCCCGCATTGGGTTGGCGACTATATTGGCTAACTTCCGGTTACGACCGGGTCCCCGGACACAGATACCGATCGTGTATGCAAAGGATGCGATTTTGCTGCAATCGCAGGATGAGGTGTTCTTGCAGGTTGAGCCTTTGTAG